CGATTCGAGAACCATGAGCTCGAGAGTGCGACGCTGCTCGCCCTTACCGATGATGTCGCAGCGGAAGTCGAGGCCGCGGTCCCTCAGTATGCGGCAGGCGTCGATAAGCACCGGGATGCCTTTCTTCTCGACTAGGCGAGCGACTGTGATCAGTCTGAACGGACCGCCAGGCGGGTTGCGCGGCGGTGAAAAGCGTGTCATGTCGATGCCGTTGCGGACGAGCTCCACTCGCGCCGGATTTCCATTCACGAGCGATTTGAGGAACCGGACATTGTAGTCGCTCACCGTGACCGTGAAGCTTGCATCCGCCATCTTCCGCGCAATCACTTTGTGGTCCGCATGGCGATAGATGTCGAACGCGTGGGCGGTGAAGCTGAACGGGATGCCGAGAAGCTTGCTCGCCTGCTGAGCAACTGTTGTGGAGCGGTTGGCGAAGTGCGCATGCAGATGCCTCACGCCGAGCCGGCGGGCGCGCTCGGCCACCCACGATGCCTGAAGGAAACGCCAGAGGAACGAAGGGCGGCGCGTGGCAAGCACTTTCTTCAAGTGACGCCGATAGCGTTTCGGATTGCGGGCCGCAAAGCGCTTCGCATACCGGAAGAGCGCCTGCATGTCGTCGATGCCGGGCACATAGTGGACGCTGGCTTGCAGCCGGCAGACGCCTTCATGGAACCTGGGATCGCGCGTGGGCGCCAGCGAGAAGATCTCAACCTTCACTCCCATCGCCTCGAGTGCGAGGATCTCGTTGAGAATGAAAGTTTCCGACAGGACCGGAAACTTCCGGACGACGTATCCCACCGAAGTCTTTACGCGCGCCATCGGCTACTCCCGATCCCGTGCCAGAGCGAGCAGATGATCCGCCACGCACGAAGCGCCATTGAGATCGAGACGACTGCTCCCGTTGCGGCGAGGCTGCGCGAGCGCGCGCGTCATTGCCCTGGCCAGGGTGTTCGGGGTCAGCTCTTCGGACTCCAGCGCGGTGACGAGCCCCAGCTGCGCCAGCCCAGCCGCTCGCACATGCTGCTCAGCGTCCACTCCCGACCGGCCGCGGCTCCCGTGCTCTCCCGCTCGCCACGTGCGCGGAACGAGCACCGATCGCGCTCCGGTGGACATGATCTCGGCCGATGTGTTGTATCCGCCCATCGCTACAACCAGATCGGCAGCGGCCATAGCCGAAGGCATGTCTGCGAGGTGATTCCTTACGGCAACTCCACGGCGTCCCGAGGCCGCGTGCACGATGGCCGCACGGTCCGACGGTGACATGAATTCGCCGGCGACAACGACTGCGGGGCGATCAGGAAACTCGTCCAGCGCCCCGATGAATGCCTCGAGCAACGGCCTGCCGTCGCCCCCTCCTCCGACTGTCGCGAGGAAAAAGCCCGCGTCCACTCCCAGCTCGCGACGCACCGTTTCAGGATCGCTGCGCGCCAGTCCGGACTCGGTGACGTAGCCGCAATAGGAGAGTCGATCGGCAACCGTATCTGAAAGTCCGTAAGCCTCAACCGCATCCAGAACTTCGCGCACGCCGTACACGAGCACCTTGTCGTAGTAGCGCTCGATGATTCCGTAGATTCCGTCGCGCTCCCAGTCGCGCTGGACTTTCTTCGGCGGGTCAACGACGTCGCGCAGGCCGAGCACCGTTTTCGTCGGGCGGTGCCGGAGCTCGCGAAGTGTCGGAAGCAGCTCGAGTCGCGTCCCGAGCGGAAAGTTGTCCACGAGCAGAACGTCGGCGCCGAACAGATCGAGGGCGCACCGCGTCAGCTCGCCTCGCATTGAAGCCAGCTCGGCTACGCCGATACCGAGCGTCGGCGGCTGGGTGCCTTCAGTTCCCGACGTGACGATCGTCGGGATCTTGATCGTGTCTGCATTGGGTGGAAGCTCACGAAGCAGGTGCGTCGCCGGAGAGCCGGTAATCAGCAGGAGAGCGGAGCCGGGTTCCTTCTCCGCCAGCGCCTGGAGAATGCGCGAGCTTCTCCGCACGTGTCCGACGCCGTACGCGTCGTGCGTGAAGACTGCAATGCGTGGAGCGCGAGAGGGCATCGCGCTACGCTGAAGCTTCTAGAAGCCAGTCATCCGGCGGCTCGGATTTCCCGGCCTCCAATGAGACCGGTTCGAGCACTTGCTGCAGATATCTGCCTGCACGCTCGAGACCTTTCATGTCCATGCGATGCCGGACGCGCGCGGCTGGGGAAGGGCGCTCGAGCCATTCCGATATCGCGGCGGGAGAGAGGCTTTCGGGGTCCAGCCATTCGATCAGGCCGAGGTCCGCCAATCTCCGCGCACGGATGAGCTGTTCGCGGCGAGGAGCAATCCGCGGGATGATCAGCGCATGCTTGTCTTGCGAGACGACTTCGCAGACGCTGTTGTATCCACCCATCGTTATGACCCTGTCGGCCAGTGAGAGCAGCGCCGCCGGCTCACTGATCAGGTCGAGAACGTGGAACTGCGCCGGCCGCCGGCTCGCGCGGCGGCAGAGCGCCTCACGCTCCCTCGCCGGCATGAACGGCCCGGTGAGGAGAACACCGACATAGTCCTTTGGCATTTCAGAATCGACGAACGCCTGGGCGATGCGCATTCCGTCCTGTCCGCCACCCACCGTGCACAGAACAAAGCGGGCACTGTCGAGCAGTTTCACCGCGAGTGTGTCCGCGTCCCCGGCTCCCTGGGTATCCGGGGAAGGAGCCGGATTCAGGTAGCCGGTGAACCGCGCCTTTCGTGCGACAGTCTTCGGAAACTCGTACTCGGAGAGCAGGTCGAAAACGGCGGGATCCCCGTAGATCCAGATCCCGTCGTAGAACTGCTCGATCATCTCATGATTTCCCGCACGTGCCCATTCAGACCGAACCGTTTCCGGCTCCTCGAGGATGTCGCGCAATCCGAGGATCAGCCGCGTCCCGCGCTCCTTGAGCATTTCCAGGCATGGGGCGAGCTCGCCGAGGGCGCCGCGCGGGAGGTGATCGACGATCAGGACGTCCGGCGAAAACTGAGAGAGGGCGGAGGTGATGACGTCGCGCCGCAGGCGAATGAGCTCGTGAAGACCGATCCGGAGGCGCCGCGGCGAACAATTGCCGTCGGCATCCTTTCGCAGCGCCGGAAGGCTAAGGCAGTCGACGTTGTCGGGGAAATCGAAGATGCCTGCTTCGCGCGCCTCAGTGAGCATGAGGAATGATCCAGCCGGGTACCTCGCGGCGAATCTGCGGACGAGGAGGAGATTCCTCCGCATATGGCCCAGGCCAACCATGCCGGGCGAATACAACGCGATTCTAGGATTCAGCTTACTGCTCCCGCCACTTCGGCTCTCGGTGCTTTGCCCCTCCGGTGCACCAAGCCCGCGAGCAGCGCTGCTTGTTCCGACGCTAGAGCATCCCAGTTACACGCGGAGACTCTGCGTCATTCTGTTGATTGTTACCACTTCGTGACTGTAACGCTGCACAGCACATGCCGTAACGGGCTTGCGGACGCCCGTGTCACATCACAAATATTAGAGTGCTGAAGTTTCCAACAAAATATCGTTGCGTATTGCCCGTGCGGCCTCTTATCGTACTTTGGCTGCCCGGCCAGTCAGTCCTCTAACCCCAACTCCAATGGCTGCACGCTCTATAGCTAGCGCGACGATCTCCTTCGGCCTCGTCTCGGTTCCAGTCAACGTCTACTCGTCTTCCGAGTCGAAGTCGAGCGTCTCCTTCAACATGCTGCACAAGGACTGCGGCGGCCGGTTGAAGCAGCACTACACATGCACGAAGGACAACGAGGTCGTAACCCGCGACAATACGGTGAAAGGGTACGAGTTCGCCAAGGATCAGTACGTGATCCTGACGCCCGAAGAGCTGAAGGCACTCGAGGAGAAGGCAACGAGCACCATCGACATCGTCGAGTTCGTTCCGATGACGGAGGTGGACCGGGTCTACCTCGACAAGGTGTACTATCTCGGGCCGGACAAGGGTGGCGATCGCGCCTACCGGCTGCTCGTCGAAGCGTTGAAGACGAGCGGGAAAGCAGCGCTGGGTCAGTACGCCGCGCGGGGACAGCAGCATCTCGTCCTCCTTCGGGCGCGCGATGGCGTTCTCGTGATGGAACAGCTTCACTACGCTGACGAAATTCGTCCGCCGAGTGAAGTTCCCGTTCCGAACGGCGATGTGAAAGACGCCGAGCTGAAGCTGGCGATGATGCTGATCGATCAGACTGCGAACGAGTCCTTCGAGCCGACCAAGTACAAGGACACGGTGCGCGAGCGGGTTCTGGAGACGATTCAGCGCAAGGTGGAGGGTCAGGACATCACATCCGAGGTCGCGCCCAGCAATGGAGGCGACAAGATCCTCGACCTCATGGAAGCGCTGAAGGCGAGCCTTGCCAAAAAGGCCACACCCGAAAAATCGGAGCGCAGAAAGCAGAAGGCCTCGTGAAGGTCCTTGCTGGGACTAGCGGCTACTCGTTCAAGGAGTGGAAAGGAACGTTCTATCCGGCCGACCTCAAGTCAGCCCAGCTGCTCGGCTTTTACGCTTCGAAGTTTCCGACGCTCGAGATCAACAACACCTTCTACCGGCTGCCGAAGGAGCACGTCCTGCTCGAGTGGGCGTCGCAGGTGCCCGAGCAGTTCACGTTCTCGCTGAAGGCGAGCCAGAGGATCACGCATCACACGCGGCTCAAATCGGAATCCGAGTCGCTCGTCCGGTTTCTTCTCAAGAACACATCCGTGCTCGGCGAAAGGCTCGGGCCGATTCTCTTTCAGCTTCCGCCGAACCTGAAGAAGGACGTCGAGCGGCTGAAGAATTTTCTCAGCTACCTCCCTGCCGAGCGGAAATACGCGTTCGAGTTCCGGCACGAGAGCTGGTTCGACGACGAGGTGTTCGCGGTGATGCGGGACCGCGATATCGCGATGTGCGTCGCCGAGCAGGCCGAGTTCAAGTGTCCGGTGGTTTGCACGGCGTCGTGGGGCTACTTGCGGCTTCACAAGCTCGACTATGACCAGAGCGCGCTTGAAGAGTGGGCGAAGTGTGTCACGTCACAGGGCTGGAAGGAGGCATTCGTGTACTTCAAGCACGACGAGGGCGTCGGCTCGGGGCCACCGGCGGTCGAGGCTTTCGTCAAGGCGGGACAGGCGTGAAAGGCCGGCATCTATGACGAAGGTTCAAAGAGATTCGGCGGATTATCCGGATTGAGTCTTACCGGCTTAAGCCTGGTGCCCACACCCGACCGTTTCTCTTTTTGTTTTGACAACAACACAACTCGACATGCTGAGTGGCGTTTCGCCTGCCTTGGCGCCAGCTCGGAGACACTCCGGATAATCAGTCGAATCTCTTCGAACCCTCCGTCACCGATGCCGAAAAAGCACCAACTCATGTCACAAATTTTTTTGTAGCCGGACCGGGTTGAAAGTTCGAAAACGGCACGGTGTCTGCGGCATTCTCCTCTGATTCACCAATAAGGAGGGAAGATGGCGAACATTGAAAACCGCAAGGAAACGGACCTGGGAACGACGCCCAGCGGCACGTTTTCGGGGGACTGGAATCGCGACCGCGGATGGTGGCGTGAGAACTTCAGGAATCGCCCCTACGCAATGGCGGACCGCACTTTCGAGGACTACGAGCCTGGATACCGGTACGCGTACCAGTCGTATGGTCTCTACCGGGGCCGGAACTTCACCGACGTCGAGCCCGATCTTCGCAGCGGGTGGAATGCGTTCGAGGGACGCGGCAAGTCCACGTGGGAGAACGTCAAGGACTCCGTTCGCGATGCGTGGGACAAGCTGACCGGCAAGGAGACAGGGATCTAAACGGCAGCAGCAACTCAGAAAACCACAGAGCCGAGATCTCAGAGGCATGGTCAGCGAGTTTCGATGTTACTCTCGCAACTCGCCGACTACGCTTCCGGGATCGCGGATCTGTGATTTTCTGAGTTGATTTTGCAGTTGATCTCGTAGTGAATCGCCCCTGACGCACCCCGACAATCGTCGCGCAGATTTATTCGCATGCGAACAATCATGCGCGCCAGCGTGGCGGGACTCATTCTCGTCAACGCTTTTCCCGCGGCCGCTCAAGCACCCGACCCCGAGCTCTGGCGTCAGGTCGAGATCATCCGCACTGCTCACGGCGTGCCGCACATCCGCGCGGAAAACCTTCGCGCCGCCGGCTACGCGCTGGGGTGGCTCCAGCTGGAGGACTACGGACCGCGCGCCGCATTGATGGCTCTGCGGGCCCGCGGCGAGATGGCCAGAGTCTTCGGCCTCGACAGCATCGAATCGGATTTCGAAGACCGCCGCAACCGCAGCCGGACAGCCGCTACGTACCCTCGTCTCGAGCAGGCAACGCGCGACGTGTACGAGGGCTTCGCCGCGGGAATGAATCGCTACATCGCCCTGCGCGCGGAGGAGTTTCCGGCGGGGATGCCGGCAAACTTCACGGGGCACGATGTCGCGGCGAGGGACATGGGCGGCGCCGCGAGCGGGGGCGACGCGATCGACAGGTTTCTCGCGCGTCTGAAACCGCCATCACGACGCGACACGACGAGACAACCAGATGGTGAGGGCGACGCCCGGAGTGCGGAGGTAATCGGCTCCAACGCGTGGGCGTTCGCGCCCTCGCGCACGAAATCAGGCAAGGCCATCCTCCTTCGCAATCCACACCTCCAGTGGACGGCCGGATACTACGAAGCGCACATCACTGTGCCCAAAGTCCTCGACTTCTATGGCGACTTTCGCATCGGCGGTCCGTTCAGCCAGGTAGGTGGCTTCAACCGCTTCCTCGGCTTCGCGACGACGAACAGTCAGGCCGACCTCGACGAGTTCTACGCTCTCGACGTCGATCCCGCGAAGACCGATCACTATCTCTTCGACGGAGCTTCGATCCCGGTTACGCGCGAGCTCATCACCGTCGAGTTCAAAAACGGCGACGGTATCGGAACAGAATCGCGTGAGCTGTGGTCGACGCAGCTCGGTCCGGTGATTTATCGCGGCAACGGCAAGATCTACATCGTCAAGGCCGCAACCGAAGGAGAGTTTCGCGCCGGTGAGCAGATGCTGCACATGATGCGCGCGACTTCGCTGGCTCAATGGAAGGATGCGATGCGGCTACGCGCGCGTCCGACGTCGAACTTCACTTACGCCGACGGGGCGGGGAACATCTTCTATCTATGGAATGCGTCGTTGCCGGCGCTTCCACATGCGCCCGGTGGTGATACCATCGCTTTCCCGGCGCGAGGGATGCGGGACGTGTGGACGCGGTACGTCCCCTTCGATTCGCTCACGCAGGTTCTGAATCCAAAGGGCGGGTACATCCATAACGAGAACGCCTCGCCGCATTTCACCAACATTCGCGGCCGCATCGATACGACGAATGCGTACCCGAATTTCGAGAAGCCGCGCCTTTCGCTTCGCAGCCAGCTCGGCCTCGAGCTGGTCGGCGGCGACAACAAGGTGTCGCTCGAAGACGTCATCAGGATGAAGCACAATTACAGAATGCTCCTCGCCGACCGTGTGAAGCCGGACCTCATCGCGGCGGTGAGGGCGACCAACCCGACGGGAGACGTCGCTTCAGCGCTCGTGATGCTCGAGAAGTGGAACAACACCGGCGCGGCCGAGAGTCGAGGCTCGACACTGTTCGAGGTCTGGTGGCAGCGGTACTCGTCGCGGCCGGGCAGCAACGCTCAGGAGCGGCGTGTTCCGGATTCGCTTCTGTTTTCGACGGTGTGGACTGCCGCCCAGCCGACTACCACGCCGCGAGGGCTCGCGGATCCGACCCGTGCAGCACAGTCATTCGCGTGGGCTGTAGCGGAGACGACGCTTCTGTATGGAAGCTGGGACAAGGAGTGGGGTGAGGTGCATCGTGTTCGACACGGCAGCGTCGACGTGCCGGTCGGCGGATGCGCCCTCGGCTGTTTTCGAGTGCTTGGCTTCACGCGCGCTCCCGACGGCAAGCTCGTTGCGAGCGGAGGCGATGGCTGGGTGCTGGCCGTCGAGTTTGCCGACGTCCCGCGCGCGTACTCGGTGCTCGCCTACGGCGAGAGCGCGAAACCCGAGTCACCGTGGCACGCGAGCCAGGCAGCGATGTTCGCGAAAGGCGAGATGAAGAAGGTCGCGTTTACCGTGCGCGATGTCGATGCGAGCGCGGTCGCGCGATATCGACCTGGCGAGAAGCGCTGAGGAGGCTCTTAGAACTAAAATCGGGATCATAGGGTCGGGAATCGTCGGACAGACGCTCGGGCCAATGCTCGCAGCCCCGTGTGGGTGCGCCTCTACGCTGCTCTGGGAACGCCGATGTTCAACTTCAGGATTGCTCGTTAGATCCTTGGTGCGCTGACGAGGAGCTAGCCCGGGAGTTGCGGACGAATCGCGGCTCCGGGCGGGAACCAGAAAGAAAAATCGTAAACCTTGTCGATTTCTCTCCCGGTCGTTCGACGTACTTGTAGAGACCAGGTAGAGCGGGTTGAAGCCAGGTCCGAAACCCGAAACCGAACAGGAGATACGACAATGCGGTTCCTAGTGCTGGTGAAGGCGAACGCGGAGAGTGAAGCCGGCGTTCTGCCCGACGAGAAGATGCTGACCGAGATGGGGAAGTTCAACGAGGAGCTGGTCAAGGCCGGCGTGATGCTCGCGGGCGAGGGGCTTCAGACGAGCTCGAAGGGCGTGCGAGTGAAGTTCGACGGCAGGAAGCGCACGGTTACCGACGGTCCGTTCGCCGAAACGAAGGAGCTCGTCGCCGGGTTCTGGATGTGGCAGGTGAAGTCGAAGGAGGAAGCGATCGAGTGGCTGAAGCGCGCGCCGTTCCATGGAGGAGAGGAAGTCGAGATCCGACAGATTTTTGAATCGGAGGACTTCGGAGAGGCATTCACGCCCGAACTGCGGGAGCAGGAGGAGCGGCTGCGCCAGCAGGCCGCGTCCAACGCTCAGCGATAACGGAACAGGCTGCGTAGAAGGTCGCTGCCGCGGCCGCCTTTCACCGAAGAGGAGACAGAAGCGGTTGCGAATCGGGTGTATGACCATCTGTGGCAGAGAAGTGCCGGCGGACGGGATCTGCGCGTAGCCTAAACCGTCCATGAAATCGATGGCATCCTGGCCGCTGCTCCCGTAAGGCCGCCCTTCCCGTCTTGCGTTGGATAGCTAATACGCTATCATGATAGCATGAACGCTATCAAGGACTGGGTGCCGCTGCTTCAAGAGGCGAGAACACGAGCCGCCCTCACCCAACGCGAGCTCGCCCGCCGGGCCGGAACCGCGCAGTCCGTCGTCGCCCGGGTCGAGCGCGGCCAGACCAGCCCCACGCTCGAGACCCTGGCGCGGCTGCTGGCAGCGACCGGCTTCAACCTCGACGTCGAGCTCGTTCCCCGACCCACCGCTGATCCGCTGATCGAAGCTTTCAAACGCGATATCGACCGGTCGTTGCTGCGCCGAAACCTCGAAAAAACCGTAGACGAACGAGTGAGATCGCTCCAGGCGCTCGCTCGCCTCGCCGAGGAAGCCAATCGCGCCGGACGAGTCGCTCGAAAGAAACGATGACCGATTTCGCCCGGCTGCTTGGCGCTCTCCATAAGACTGGCGTCGAGCACATCATCATCGGCGGCGTGGCAGCGACAGTCCACGGCTCCAGCCGCCTCACGCAGGACGTCGACGTCTGTTACGCCAGAACCGACTCCAATCTCGATCGCATCGTCCGCGCGCTGCGTCCGCTCAAGCCCTACCTGCGTGGCGCCCCGCGCGGCCTTCCGTTCCAGTGGTCGGCCGCAACGCTGCGAGCGGGTCTGAATTTCACCCTCACCACAACTGCCGGCGACATTGATCTGTTTGGCGAAGTGACTGGCGGCGGGCGTTACAACGATCTGCTCGCTCACACAATCGACGTCACACTCTTCACGCATCGCACCAGGTGTCTGAACCTGGACTGGCTGATCGCCACCAAGCGCGCCGCGGGGCGCCCGCGCGACCTCGAAGCGATCGCCGAGCTCGAGGCGCTGCGCGAGGAGATCGGAGGGATTGGACCCTGAGCATCATTTGACGGAAGGGGAACCTACCCCCGCTTCGGCGGAGGCACTCCGGTCTCAGCCCGCTGGCCCGCTGGCCCGCTGGCCCGCTGGCCCGCTCACTTTCTGGCGATCACTCCCCTGTCCACGACGTTCCCAGAGCGACTGATCGCCAGATAGTACATCTCCTTGTCGGTGATCTCGGCCAGCAGGAACGAGCGATCCCTGTCGAAAGTGGCATCTGTCAGCGGACCCTGGCGCGTGTCGCCGGCGCGCAGCTTTGCCGCTCCGCCAACCGTGAAGTGGTAGATGCCCTTCTGTGGCTTGAGCCGTTCGTATACATGCTCGTGGCCGGCAAACACCACCTGCACGCCATGCTTGACGAATAGAGGCTCGAGGATGGCGGGAAGCTCGACTTCCGGACCACGGCGCGCCGTGGTGTAAAGCGGATGGTGGAAGTACGCGATCTTCCAGTCGGAGCCCGACGATGCCAGCTCTCTCTCCAGCCATTTTCGCTGCTCGACGTCGAGATAGTTGCTGTCGATGACGAAGAATCGCACGTTCCCTTTCTTGAAGGTGCGATAGCGGGCGCCGTCCAGATTGTAAGGCTTGAAGTAACGCTGGTTGGGATCGTCGTGATTGCCGAGGGCAGCGTGGAACTCCACCTTCGCGTCAAGCAGCGCCTTGTACGGCTTGATGAACTTCTTGTCGAAATCCTGAGGCCGCTCCCGCCCGTAGATGTTGTCGCCGAGCATGATGGCAAAGGTGAACGGAAACCGCTGGCGGTACCGCTCCATCTGCGCGCCCACTTCGTATTGTGGCGTGTCGCCGGTGCCTCCGTCGCCCATCACGAGAAATCGTACTGATCCAGGCCGCAGCGGAAGGTCCGGCTGTTGAGCCTGCGGAGCCGGTTGCGCCTGTTGCGCCTGTTGCGCCTGCTGCGCCTGTTGCGCCTGCTGCGCCTGTTGCGCCTCGAGAGACGCCGGCCAGCAGATGGCCATGACGACGACAAGGCGGATGAGTGGCGTCACGATGGTCAGCCTCCTGTTGGAACCGCGTTGGGCATGAAATCGAGTATCAGGTTCGCTTCGATGTCCCGCAGAAGGAGATAGTCCTGGGCGATGCGATATTCGACCTCCTTCGGCAGCTGGGGCAGCAATGGCAGCAGCGCCGGAGGGAATGTCGCAAGCGGATACGACGTCGGGTAAATCTGATTCACTGTTGGGACGAAATCCGGAAGCTCCTCCTGCTGATCTTCGCGGGTTTCCTGCACCGGCTCGGAGCGGCGGCTGTACTCCTCTTTGATAAGCGTGGCAAGGACGGTCGCCACTTCGGGCGTGAAGATGTCGCCTTGTTTCGCTCCGGACCGCTTGGCGATTATCGCGTTCCCAAGCGCGGCCGCGCGGACGGTAATCTCCGCCTGGCTATTCGTCGGATCGAGCTCGCCGACGGAGTCGGCGAGCTGGTTCCGGAGCGCGACATATGCGTCGACCCGCTTACCGAAATCTGCGAACACCGCCGCAGCGGGATCGACGCGCGACGGCTCCCGCTCGTTACAGGCGGTGCCGGAGGCTAGCAAAGCGCCCGCGATACCGAGTAGCGTGAGCCCGCGGCGCTGGTGTGTTAGTGACACGCTCTTCCTCCGTTAAAGGGAAGGTCAAAGGCCGATCCGCATCGTATCGCAATAGACGGCACTCTGCCAGTTCGGTGCCCGGAAGACCCGAATTCCGGGCATCCCTGTCGGAAGCCTCAAAGGGGATACCGGCGGTTTAGCTTTCAGTGAAACTCACGGCACGCGAAATTCGTCCGACCATTGTGACCCCTCCTTATCGCGTCCGTCACACCGCCGAACACGGCGTCCTGGTGAGAACTCTCCCCGAGGATCTCATCCCGGAGCTGAGCCGAGTCGTGGCCTGGTGGACGACCGAAAAACGCGAGGGGGAATGGGTTGTCCCTCGGGAGTTCAAGGCGTTCGCGTGCATGGGGACTGTCGAGCTCGACCTCACCTACGCACGAATGGGCGCGGGGATCAGCGACATGGAGCTCAACGGCTTCATGGCGAATATCGAAGTGACGGTTCCCGCCGACATCCGCGTTGAGTGTGACGGCGACGGGATGCTCGGCAATTTCGACGTCAAGCGCATCGGGAATGCCGATCCGCCCCCCGATGCACCCGTCCTCAGAATCTCGGGAACGGCCTATGTGGGCTCGATTACGATCAAGATCGTCGATCCCAATGCGCCCGGGTGGGCGGAGAGGCTGAAGGCCCGGTGGGAGTCTCTCAAAGTCAAAGCAAGCGTGTAAGGAGACCGGCGCCCTGTGCAACGGGCTTGCATCGGGGAATGAAGATGGTGTGATTGGAAATCGTGACCGTTTCCGATGCGCACCGCGCCATCGACGCCGTGTGGAGAATCGAGTCCGCGAAGCTCATCGCGGGTCTCACGCGGATCGTGCACGACGTTGGTCTCGCCGAGGACCTCGCTCAGGACGCACTCGTCGCTGCCCTCGAGAAATGGCCCGCCTCTGGCGTTCCCGACAACCCCGGCGCCTGGCTCATGGCGACGGCGAAGCACCGCGCGATCGATGCGCTGCGCCGGAACAAGTTGCTCGACAGGAAGCACGAACAGATCGGCGTTGAGCTCGAGGCTGAGCAGGCGATGGGGGTGCCCGACCTCGACGCCGCGATCGACGATAACGTCGGCGACGATCTCATCCGTCTCGTTTTCATATCGTGTCATCCGATTCTCTCGACCGAGGCCCGTGCTGCGCTCACGCTGCGTTTGCTCGGCGGCCTCACCACCGATGAGATCGCGCGTGCATTCCTCGTCCCCGAGCCGACAATCGCGCAACGAATCGTTCGCGCCAAGCGGACGCTTTCCGATGCACAGGTTCCCTTCGAGGTCCCGCGTGGCGGGGAGCTCGATGCGCGTCTCTCCTCGGTGCTGGAGGTTGTGTATCGCATTTTCAACGAGGGATACTCGGCGACCGCGGGTGACGACTGGATGCGCCCCGCGCTCTGCGAGGACGCGTTACGACTCGGGCGCATACTAGCCGGGCTCGCGCCGCTGGAGCCGGAGGTGCATGGGCTCGTTGCGCTGATGGAGATTCAGGCGTCGCGGATCCGCGCGC
This portion of the Gemmatimonadaceae bacterium genome encodes:
- a CDS encoding penicillin acylase family protein; its protein translation is MRTIMRASVAGLILVNAFPAAAQAPDPELWRQVEIIRTAHGVPHIRAENLRAAGYALGWLQLEDYGPRAALMALRARGEMARVFGLDSIESDFEDRRNRSRTAATYPRLEQATRDVYEGFAAGMNRYIALRAEEFPAGMPANFTGHDVAARDMGGAASGGDAIDRFLARLKPPSRRDTTRQPDGEGDARSAEVIGSNAWAFAPSRTKSGKAILLRNPHLQWTAGYYEAHITVPKVLDFYGDFRIGGPFSQVGGFNRFLGFATTNSQADLDEFYALDVDPAKTDHYLFDGASIPVTRELITVEFKNGDGIGTESRELWSTQLGPVIYRGNGKIYIVKAATEGEFRAGEQMLHMMRATSLAQWKDAMRLRARPTSNFTYADGAGNIFYLWNASLPALPHAPGGDTIAFPARGMRDVWTRYVPFDSLTQVLNPKGGYIHNENASPHFTNIRGRIDTTNAYPNFEKPRLSLRSQLGLELVGGDNKVSLEDVIRMKHNYRMLLADRVKPDLIAAVRATNPTGDVASALVMLEKWNNTGAAESRGSTLFEVWWQRYSSRPGSNAQERRVPDSLLFSTVWTAAQPTTTPRGLADPTRAAQSFAWAVAETTLLYGSWDKEWGEVHRVRHGSVDVPVGGCALGCFRVLGFTRAPDGKLVASGGDGWVLAVEFADVPRAYSVLAYGESAKPESPWHASQAAMFAKGEMKKVAFTVRDVDASAVARYRPGEKR
- a CDS encoding glycosyltransferase; protein product: MARVKTSVGYVVRKFPVLSETFILNEILALEAMGVKVEIFSLAPTRDPRFHEGVCRLQASVHYVPGIDDMQALFRYAKRFAARNPKRYRRHLKKVLATRRPSFLWRFLQASWVAERARRLGVRHLHAHFANRSTTVAQQASKLLGIPFSFTAHAFDIYRHADHKVIARKMADASFTVTVSDYNVRFLKSLVNGNPARVELVRNGIDMTRFSPPRNPPGGPFRLITVARLVEKKGIPVLIDACRILRDRGLDFRCDIIGKGEQRRTLELMVLESKLGDHVRLLEPLPQQEIVRHYQGAHLLVLPCIVGEDGNRDGLPVSIVEALACGVPVISTAVTGIPEAVHHGVNGLIVPERDATSLADAIERVMRDADLHTRLSSAARPSVVEAFDQTKTAAKLYDLLQERPA
- a CDS encoding YciI family protein; its protein translation is MRFLVLVKANAESEAGVLPDEKMLTEMGKFNEELVKAGVMLAGEGLQTSSKGVRVKFDGRKRTVTDGPFAETKELVAGFWMWQVKSKEEAIEWLKRAPFHGGEEVEIRQIFESEDFGEAFTPELREQEERLRQQAASNAQR
- a CDS encoding DUF72 domain-containing protein, with translation MKVLAGTSGYSFKEWKGTFYPADLKSAQLLGFYASKFPTLEINNTFYRLPKEHVLLEWASQVPEQFTFSLKASQRITHHTRLKSESESLVRFLLKNTSVLGERLGPILFQLPPNLKKDVERLKNFLSYLPAERKYAFEFRHESWFDDEVFAVMRDRDIAMCVAEQAEFKCPVVCTASWGYLRLHKLDYDQSALEEWAKCVTSQGWKEAFVYFKHDEGVGSGPPAVEAFVKAGQA
- a CDS encoding glycosyltransferase; the encoded protein is MPSRAPRIAVFTHDAYGVGHVRRSSRILQALAEKEPGSALLLITGSPATHLLRELPPNADTIKIPTIVTSGTEGTQPPTLGIGVAELASMRGELTRCALDLFGADVLLVDNFPLGTRLELLPTLRELRHRPTKTVLGLRDVVDPPKKVQRDWERDGIYGIIERYYDKVLVYGVREVLDAVEAYGLSDTVADRLSYCGYVTESGLARSDPETVRRELGVDAGFFLATVGGGGDGRPLLEAFIGALDEFPDRPAVVVAGEFMSPSDRAAIVHAASGRRGVAVRNHLADMPSAMAAADLVVAMGGYNTSAEIMSTGARSVLVPRTWRAGEHGSRGRSGVDAEQHVRAAGLAQLGLVTALESEELTPNTLARAMTRALAQPRRNGSSRLDLNGASCVADHLLALARDRE
- a CDS encoding metallophosphoesterase, with the protein product MTPLIRLVVVMAICWPASLEAQQAQQAQQAQQAQQAQQAQPAPQAQQPDLPLRPGSVRFLVMGDGGTGDTPQYEVGAQMERYRQRFPFTFAIMLGDNIYGRERPQDFDKKFIKPYKALLDAKVEFHAALGNHDDPNQRYFKPYNLDGARYRTFKKGNVRFFVIDSNYLDVEQRKWLERELASSGSDWKIAYFHHPLYTTARRGPEVELPAILEPLFVKHGVQVVFAGHEHVYERLKPQKGIYHFTVGGAAKLRAGDTRQGPLTDATFDRDRSFLLAEITDKEMYYLAISRSGNVVDRGVIARK
- a CDS encoding helix-turn-helix transcriptional regulator: MNAIKDWVPLLQEARTRAALTQRELARRAGTAQSVVARVERGQTSPTLETLARLLAATGFNLDVELVPRPTADPLIEAFKRDIDRSLLRRNLEKTVDERVRSLQALARLAEEANRAGRVARKKR
- a CDS encoding Ku protein; translated protein: MAARSIASATISFGLVSVPVNVYSSSESKSSVSFNMLHKDCGGRLKQHYTCTKDNEVVTRDNTVKGYEFAKDQYVILTPEELKALEEKATSTIDIVEFVPMTEVDRVYLDKVYYLGPDKGGDRAYRLLVEALKTSGKAALGQYAARGQQHLVLLRARDGVLVMEQLHYADEIRPPSEVPVPNGDVKDAELKLAMMLIDQTANESFEPTKYKDTVRERVLETIQRKVEGQDITSEVAPSNGGDKILDLMEALKASLAKKATPEKSERRKQKAS